One Nostoc sp. UHCC 0302 DNA window includes the following coding sequences:
- a CDS encoding CoA-binding protein: MPNLKEDDNALREVLSQAKTIAVVGHSDKRKRTSYQIAQFLRHVGYTVYPVNPLVKEIDGQPSYLSLKELPEPVDIVNVFRRSEYLSEIVDEAISIKAKTVWAQLGIWDEAAAQKALDARLNVVMDACIKIEYQRLRVI, translated from the coding sequence ATGCCAAACCTCAAAGAAGATGATAACGCTCTGCGAGAGGTGTTGTCTCAAGCTAAAACAATCGCCGTAGTTGGTCACTCTGATAAACGCAAACGTACCAGTTATCAAATTGCTCAATTCTTGCGACACGTTGGTTACACCGTCTATCCCGTCAATCCCCTAGTTAAAGAAATCGATGGTCAGCCTAGTTATCTTTCACTCAAAGAATTACCAGAACCCGTAGATATTGTTAATGTGTTTCGCCGTTCTGAGTATTTGTCAGAAATTGTAGACGAAGCAATTTCTATCAAAGCCAAAACTGTTTGGGCGCAATTAGGTATCTGGGATGAAGCAGCAGCACAAAAAGCTTTAGATGCAAGATTGAATGTAGTGATGGATGCTTGTATCAAAATAGAATATCAGCGGTTGAGGGTGATTTAA
- a CDS encoding class I SAM-dependent methyltransferase, with translation MTTQTLGLEQNLYNYLLSVSLREPEILTQLRQETAQYPIGRMQIAPEQGQLLALLVQLLGAKKTLDIGVFTGYSSLVVALALPSDGKVIACDISEEFTAIACRYWQQAGVADKIQLQIAPAIETLDQLLVAGEAESFDFAFIDADKSNYEGYYERSLQLVRSGGLIAIDNVLWSGRVADPQVQDNRTKKIRAFNQKLHQDQRVSLSLIPIGDGLTLALKN, from the coding sequence ATGACAACCCAAACATTAGGACTCGAACAAAACTTGTACAACTACTTACTGTCAGTCTCGCTGCGGGAACCGGAAATCTTAACTCAACTGAGACAAGAAACAGCTCAGTATCCGATAGGCAGGATGCAGATTGCTCCTGAACAAGGGCAATTGCTGGCGTTGCTGGTGCAGTTATTAGGAGCTAAGAAAACTCTGGATATTGGTGTATTTACAGGTTACAGTTCTCTGGTAGTGGCATTAGCGTTACCCAGCGATGGTAAAGTGATAGCCTGTGACATTAGTGAAGAGTTTACAGCGATCGCATGTCGCTATTGGCAGCAAGCAGGGGTGGCGGATAAAATTCAGTTGCAGATTGCCCCAGCAATCGAGACTTTAGATCAGTTGCTAGTGGCAGGAGAGGCGGAAAGTTTTGATTTTGCTTTTATTGATGCCGATAAGAGCAATTATGAGGGTTATTATGAGCGATCGCTGCAACTAGTGCGATCGGGTGGATTGATTGCGATCGATAATGTTCTATGGTCGGGAAGAGTTGCAGATCCCCAAGTACAAGACAACAGAACTAAAAAAATTCGCGCCTTTAATCAAAAGCTGCATCAAGATCAGCGAGTGAGTCTCAGCTTAATACCGATTGGTGATGGTTTAACCCTAGCGCTGAAGAATTAA